From Micromonospora auratinigra:
GCCCGGGAAGGCCAGCACGTTGTTGATCTGGTTGGGCTGGTCGGAACGGCCGGTGGCGACCACCGCGGCGTGCTTGCGCGCCTCCCGCGGGTCCACCTCCGGGTCCGGGTTGGCCAGCGCGAACACGATCGCGTCCTTCGCCATCGCGGCGATGTCGTCGCCGGTGAGCAGGTTCGGCGCGCTCACCCCGATGAACACGTCCGCGCCGCGTACCGCGCCCGGCAGGTCGCCGGAGTAGTTCTCCTTGTTGGTGTTCTCCGCCAGCCACTGCCAGGCCGGGTTCAGGTCGGGCAGGCCGCGGTGCAGGGCACCCTGGCGGTCGTACGCGATGATGTCGCCCACGCCCTGGCGCAGCAGCAGCTTCATGATCGCGGTGCCGGCCGCGCCGGCGCCGGAGACGACCACCCGGACGTCCGCCAGCTGCTTGCCCACGACGCGCAGCGCGTTGGTGAGCGCGGCCAGCACGCAGATCGCGGTGCCGTGCTGGTCGTCGTGGAAGACCGGGATGTCCAGCGCCTCGCGCAGCCGGGCCTCGATCTCGAAGCAGCGCGGCGCGGCGATGTCCTCCAGGTTGATCCCGCCGTACGCGGGCGCGATCGCCTTGACGATCGCGACGATCTCGTCGGTGTCCTGGGTGTCGAGCACCACCGGCCAGGCGTCCACCCCACCGAAGCGCTTGAACAGCGCCGCCTTGCCCTCCATCACCGGCAGCGAGGCGGCCGGCCCGAGGTTGCCCAGGCCGAGCACCGCGGAGCCGTCGCTGACCACGGCGACGGTGTTGCGCTTGATGGTGAGCCGGCGGGCGTCGGCCGGGTTCTCGGCGATCGCCATGCAGACCCGGGCCACCCCCGGCGTGTACGCGCGGGACAGCTCGTCGCGGGTGCGCAGCGCCACCTTCGGGCTGACCTCGATCTTGCCGCCCAGGTGCAGCAGGAACGTCCGGTCGGAGACCTTGCGGACGTCCACCCCCTCCAGCGCGGTCAGCGCCTCGACCACCTGGTCGGCGTGGCCCGCGTCGGCGGTGTCGCAGGTGAGGTCGACGATGACGCTGGTGGGGTCGGAGTCGACCACGTCCAGCGCGGTCACGATCGCGCCGGCCTCGCCCGTCGCGGTGGTCAACCGGCCGATGGAGGAGGCGTCGGCGGGGACCGCGATCCGGATGGTGATCGAGAATCCGGCACTCGGCAGTCGGGTGATGGCCACGTGGAACTCCTCCGTCGGCGCTGAACGGCTCGACTCGCATTTCTACCCGCCGCCCCAGCTCGGCCGGCATCCGCCCCCGCTACCGGTGGGTAGTGCCACGGGCATATAGCAGGTGCGTCGGGCGTTGGCACATGTCAGGATTGCTGATACGCGCCGGAAACGCCCCGGCGAGGGATATAACGGACAGGAGCGCAGTTTGCGCGAGCAGGAGACCTACCCCATCCACGACGACACCGAGCTCGACGCCACCACCGGTGAGTTCGAACTGTCGGAGCGGCAGGCGCTGCGGCGGGTCCCCGGCCTCTCCACCGAGCTCACCGACATCACCGAGGTCGAATACCGGCAGCTGCGGCTGGAGCGGGTCGTCCTGGTGGGCGTCTGGACCGAGGGGACGCAGGACGACGCGGACAACAGCCTCACCGAGCTGGCGGCGCTGGCCGAGACGGCCGGCTCGCAGGTGCTGGAGGGGTTGATCCAGCGGCGCGGCAAGCCCGACCCGGCCACCTACATCGGCCGGGGCAAGGTCGACGACCTGGGCGCGGTGGTGCTCGCCACCGGCGCCGACACGGTGATCTGCGACGGTGAGCTCTCCCCGTCCCAGCTGCGCAACCTGGAGCAGCGCACCAAGGTCAAGGTGGTCGACCGGACCGCGCTCATCCTGGACATCTTCGCCCAGCACGCGAAGAGCAAGGAAGGTAAGGCCCAGGTCGAGCTGGCCCAGCTCGAATACCTGCTGCCGCGACTGCGCGGTTGGGGTGAGACCCTCTCCCGGCAGACCGGTGGTAGCGGTCGCGGCGGCGGCGCCGGCGGCGGCGTGGGCCTGCGTGGTCCCGGTGAGACCAAGCTGGAGACCGACCGGCGTCGGATCCGGCACCGGATCGCGCGGCTGCGCCGCGAGATCAAGGCCATGACGACGGTACGCCAGACCAAGCGCGCCCGGCGCACCCGCAACGCGGTGCCCGCGGTGGCCATCGCCGGCTACACCAACGCCGGCAAGTCCAGCCTGCTCAACCGCCTGACCGGGGCGGGCGTGCTGGTGGAGAACGCACTGTTCGCCACCCTGGACCCGACCACCCGCAAGGCGACCACCTCGGACGGGCGGCTCTACACGCTCTCCGACACGGTCGGCTTCGTCCGGCACCTGCCGCACCAGATCGTCGAGGCGTTCCGCTCGACGCTGGAGGAGGTCGCCGACGCCGACCTGGTGGTGCACGTCGTCGACGGCACCCACCCGGACCCGGAGGAGCAGGTCCGGGCGGTCCGCGAGGTGCTCGCCGAGGTGGGCGCCGACCGGCTTCCCGAGCTGCTGGTGGTCAACAAGACCGACGCGGCCGACGAGGAGACGCTGCTGCGGCTCAAGCGGCTCTGGCCCGAGGCGATCTTCGTCTCCGCGTACAGCGGGCGCGGGTTGGACGGGCTGCGGGCAGCGGTCGAGCAGCGGCTGCCGCGACCGGCCGTCGAGGTCCACGCGGTGCTGCCGTACGACCGGGGTGACCTGGTCGCCCGGGTGCACCGGCAGGGCGAGGTGCTCAGCACCGCACACCTGCCCGAGGGCACCCTGCTGCACGTACGGGTCAACGAGGCGCTCGCCGCCGAGCTGTCGCCGTACCGGGCCGGGGACCGGCTCACCATGGACGAGCGGGTGAGCGTCGGCGGCTGAGCCGTCCGGCGTCACCCGTGCGAAACGTGGGCCGTGCGACACTTGGCGCCATGCGGCACGCTGTCTCCTCGGTCACGATCGCGCTCGGCCTGATCGGCGCGGTCGTGGCACCTGCCGGGCTGGCGGCGGCGGCTCCCGCCGCCGCTCCCGTGCAGGCTGCGACCCCCAAGAAGAAGTGCACCGTCGAGGACAAGCGGCTCCGGGAACTGTCCGGGCTCGTCGCGACGAAGACCGGTTACGTCGTGATCAACGACGGCACCGAGGACGAGCGCCTCAAGAAGGTCTTCTTCCTCGACAGCAAGTGCCAGCTGGCCCGGGAGCCGGTCTCCTACTCCGGCGCCGGCCCGCTGGACACCGAGGACCTGGCGCTCTCCCCGGACGGTGCGACGCTCTGGATCGCCGACACCGGCGACAACATCACCAGCAAGACCCGCCGGGAGCGGGTCGCCGTCTGGTCCATGCCGCTCAACGGCGGCAAGCGGCCGGTGCTGCACCGGCTGGCCTACCCGGAGAAGAAGCCGCACGACGCCGAGGCGCTGCTCATCGGCGACGACAACCTCCCGCTGGTCATCACGAAGGACCCGTCGGGCAAGGCCGAGATCTTCAAGCCGGACGGGGCGCTGCGGAGCGGCGACACCGAGCCGGTGCCGATGAAGAAGGTCGGCGAGGTCACCGTGCCGAAGACGACCACGGACAACAAGCTCGGCGCGCCCGGCCGGCTGACCGTCACCGGGGCGGCCCGCTCGCCGGACGGCAGCCGGGTGGTGCTGCGCACGTACGCCGACGCCTTCGAGTACCCGGTGACCAACGGCGACATCGTCGCGGCACTGACCAACGGCAAGCCGAACGTCACCCCGCTCGCCGACCCGTTCGGCGAGGCGATCTCCTACACCGTCGACGGCAGAGCCTTCGTCACGGTCTCCGACGCCGGCCTGCTGGACGCCGACGAGCCGGTCGAGATCCTCAGCTACGTCCCGTCCACCAAGGGCGTCGAGGCGCTGCCGGCGGCCGGCGGTGACCTGGCGAAGCCGGCCGGCGGGAAGTCGTGGTACGACGATCTCTCGCTCGACCAGATCACGTACCTGATCGCGGCGGTCGGCGTGCTCGGCGCGCTGATGGTGGGCGCCGGCATCTTCGGCATCATGCGGGCCCGCAAGAAGCCCGCCCCGCCGGCGGAGTCCGACGACCGGCCGGAGCATGACAGCGTCTTCCCGAACGACGGTGGCTTCCCGCCCGCCGGCAACCGGCCCGACGCCGGCCCGCCCCCGGGCGGCGCGCGGGGCGGCGTCTACGGCGGCAGCGGTGGGGTCTACGGTGGCGGGTCCGCCCGCCCGCCGGCCGGTGGTGGCGTGTACGGCGGCCGTCCCCAGGACGGGGGCGCCCGCGGCAGCGGCGTCTACGGCGGCCAGCCGGGCGGCGGTGGTCGTCCCCCGCAGGGTGGCGGCCCGCAGCGCGGTGGCGGTCGTCCGCCCCAGGGCGCGCCGGGTGGGGGTGGCCGACCTCCGCAGGCCGCGCCGGGTGGCGGTGGGCCGCAGCGCGGTGGCGGTCGTCCGCCCCAGGGCGGCGGGGTCTACGGTGGCGGCCCGCAGGGCGGGGGCGGCTACGGCGGCGGCCCGCAGGGCGGTGGCCGTGGAGCCGGTCGGGCCGAGCCGCCGCGTCGCGATCCGGGGCAGGGTGACCCGCGCGGTCGGCGCGGTGACGGCGGCTACGACGACCGGGGCCAGTACGGGCCGGTGTCGGGCGGCCGGGAGTATCGGGGCGACCGCTACTGAACGCACACCTGCGCGGGTGACCGCCCGGGAGGACGGTCACCCGCGTCGGCGTCGGTCAGATCCGGCGGAGCACGGCGACCACGCGACCCATGATGGTGGCGTCGTCACCCGGGATCGGGTCGAAGGCCGGGTTCTGCGGCATCAGCCAGACGTGGCCGTCCCGGCGGCGGTAGGTCTTCACCGTGGCCTCGCCGTCGAGCATGGCGGCCACGATGTCGCCGACCTCGGCGTTGGGCTGCTGCCGGACCACCACCCAGTCGCCGTCGCAGATCGCGGCGTCGAGCATCGAGTCGCCCTTGACCTGGAGCATGAAGACCTCGCCCTCGCCGACCAGCTCGCGGGGGAGGGGGAAGACGTCCTCCACCGCCTGCTCGGCGAGGATCGGCCCACCGGCGGCGATCCGGCCCAGCATCGGCACGTAGGCCGGGGCGGGGCGCTGGGCCCGCGCGGCCTCGTCGTCGATGTCGCCCGGGGCGCGCACGTCCACCGCGCGCGGCCGGTTCGGGTCGCGGCGCAGGAAGCCCTTCTTCTCCAGCTCCTTGAGCTGGTAGGCGACGCTGGACGGGGAGACCAGGCCGACCGCCTCGCCGATCTCGCGCACGCTCGGCGGGTAGCCGTGGCGCTCCACCCAGGTGCGGATGAACTCCAGGATCCGGCGCTGGCGGGCGGTCAGGTCGACGGTGGTCGGGTCGGGGAAGCTGCTCACGACGGGAGCGACCGGACGCACGGTGGCGGGCTGGGTGGCCCGGGTGCGCGCGGTGCGGGGCCGACGGGTCGC
This genomic window contains:
- a CDS encoding NAD-dependent malic enzyme, which gives rise to MAITRLPSAGFSITIRIAVPADASSIGRLTTATGEAGAIVTALDVVDSDPTSVIVDLTCDTADAGHADQVVEALTALEGVDVRKVSDRTFLLHLGGKIEVSPKVALRTRDELSRAYTPGVARVCMAIAENPADARRLTIKRNTVAVVSDGSAVLGLGNLGPAASLPVMEGKAALFKRFGGVDAWPVVLDTQDTDEIVAIVKAIAPAYGGINLEDIAAPRCFEIEARLREALDIPVFHDDQHGTAICVLAALTNALRVVGKQLADVRVVVSGAGAAGTAIMKLLLRQGVGDIIAYDRQGALHRGLPDLNPAWQWLAENTNKENYSGDLPGAVRGADVFIGVSAPNLLTGDDIAAMAKDAIVFALANPDPEVDPREARKHAAVVATGRSDQPNQINNVLAFPGVFRGMLDAHAEEFTEEMAIAAARAIADVVGEDKINPTVIVPSVFDSRVAPAVAAAVRAAAQNPAVTPPPAADPGPADLPEIAANASATP
- the hflX gene encoding GTPase HflX; protein product: MREQETYPIHDDTELDATTGEFELSERQALRRVPGLSTELTDITEVEYRQLRLERVVLVGVWTEGTQDDADNSLTELAALAETAGSQVLEGLIQRRGKPDPATYIGRGKVDDLGAVVLATGADTVICDGELSPSQLRNLEQRTKVKVVDRTALILDIFAQHAKSKEGKAQVELAQLEYLLPRLRGWGETLSRQTGGSGRGGGAGGGVGLRGPGETKLETDRRRIRHRIARLRREIKAMTTVRQTKRARRTRNAVPAVAIAGYTNAGKSSLLNRLTGAGVLVENALFATLDPTTRKATTSDGRLYTLSDTVGFVRHLPHQIVEAFRSTLEEVADADLVVHVVDGTHPDPEEQVRAVREVLAEVGADRLPELLVVNKTDAADEETLLRLKRLWPEAIFVSAYSGRGLDGLRAAVEQRLPRPAVEVHAVLPYDRGDLVARVHRQGEVLSTAHLPEGTLLHVRVNEALAAELSPYRAGDRLTMDERVSVGG
- the lexA gene encoding transcriptional repressor LexA, with translation MTEDRASRQKNPQPIDGAGPAATRRPRTARTRATQPATVRPVAPVVSSFPDPTTVDLTARQRRILEFIRTWVERHGYPPSVREIGEAVGLVSPSSVAYQLKELEKKGFLRRDPNRPRAVDVRAPGDIDDEAARAQRPAPAYVPMLGRIAAGGPILAEQAVEDVFPLPRELVGEGEVFMLQVKGDSMLDAAICDGDWVVVRQQPNAEVGDIVAAMLDGEATVKTYRRRDGHVWLMPQNPAFDPIPGDDATIMGRVVAVLRRI